A genomic window from Ruminiclostridium cellulolyticum H10 includes:
- a CDS encoding RiPP maturation radical SAM C-methyltransferase: MKKIALVVMPWNDIRTGSLALSILKSAIQGAGFGCDVFYLNLKLAKDMDLSTYNYLNNTYYIGEWIFSQYLFGKYGTGELKNDFSDFSKFLILESGYTEAGATMRKRKTELDEILNIIPQYIEECINDIPWNDYYIVGFTCRMFGQISSLLLSKKIKEINPEIKIIFGGANVRDIQGKQMIQDFDWIDYIIDGEGEEVFPKLALNIDKGKCYEKLPGVSYRRGNEVFLSDDLPTSIAMDDIPTPDFTDYYSQIEEYGLNGKFENIVLFETSRGCWWGNKNPCTFCSSTLGRYEFKSKSPDKIINELKYLSHKYNSNSFFFTDSILDVNYYKTLFPKILEMEQSFNMFFEVKANTSKNQLELLRQIGVYSVQPGIENLSTELLKLMNKGVTSLQNIQLLKFCAELGIDVRWNILYKIPGEKGSSYNQMLELIPLITHLQPPPGLTTVDLERHSPYFCNPEKYGISEVRPSSFYKYIYPADRINLENIVFTFDYKCDSFSEWDEEYHTSLIRLVNFWKGINTDNRIICKYNTCNEGIEIVDSRPLDFNESDNVERRYIYTDLNSEVYILCDSICSFEQILERFSSRLNETGLREILNEFVSKKLMVCEEGRFLSLAINNDSKNNT, encoded by the coding sequence TTGAAAAAAATCGCTCTTGTGGTTATGCCATGGAATGACATAAGAACAGGGTCTCTGGCTCTGAGTATTTTAAAAAGTGCAATCCAAGGTGCAGGCTTTGGCTGTGATGTGTTTTATCTCAACTTAAAATTGGCAAAAGATATGGATTTAAGTACTTATAACTATTTAAACAACACTTATTACATAGGTGAATGGATTTTTTCCCAGTACCTTTTTGGTAAATACGGTACCGGCGAACTAAAAAACGATTTCTCAGACTTTTCTAAATTTTTGATTCTTGAATCAGGCTATACAGAAGCAGGTGCAACTATGAGGAAAAGGAAAACAGAACTCGATGAAATCTTAAATATCATTCCCCAATATATAGAGGAATGTATTAACGATATCCCATGGAACGACTATTATATCGTAGGGTTTACATGCAGGATGTTTGGACAGATTTCATCATTATTGCTATCAAAGAAGATTAAAGAAATTAATCCTGAAATAAAAATAATTTTTGGTGGGGCAAATGTCAGAGACATACAGGGAAAGCAGATGATTCAAGATTTTGATTGGATAGACTATATCATTGATGGTGAAGGAGAAGAGGTGTTCCCGAAACTTGCACTGAATATAGACAAAGGAAAATGCTATGAAAAGCTTCCCGGGGTTTCATATAGAAGGGGTAATGAAGTATTTTTAAGCGATGATCTTCCGACTAGTATAGCTATGGACGATATCCCCACTCCTGATTTTACCGATTACTATAGTCAGATTGAGGAATACGGATTAAATGGAAAATTTGAAAATATTGTTCTATTCGAAACCTCAAGAGGATGCTGGTGGGGAAACAAAAATCCGTGTACATTTTGCAGTAGTACTCTCGGTAGGTACGAGTTTAAATCTAAATCACCGGATAAAATTATTAATGAACTTAAATATTTGTCACATAAATATAACAGTAATTCCTTCTTCTTTACAGATAGTATCTTAGACGTAAATTATTATAAAACACTATTTCCTAAAATACTGGAAATGGAGCAGAGTTTTAATATGTTTTTTGAAGTTAAAGCAAATACAAGTAAAAACCAACTTGAACTATTACGACAAATTGGAGTTTATTCTGTTCAACCCGGAATAGAAAACCTAAGTACAGAATTGCTCAAATTAATGAATAAAGGTGTGACTTCGCTGCAGAATATTCAGCTCTTAAAATTCTGTGCTGAATTGGGTATTGATGTACGGTGGAATATATTATATAAAATCCCCGGTGAGAAGGGCTCTTCTTATAATCAGATGTTGGAGCTTATTCCTTTGATCACCCACCTGCAGCCACCTCCGGGATTAACCACTGTTGATCTTGAAAGGCATAGTCCGTATTTCTGTAATCCTGAAAAATACGGTATAAGTGAAGTAAGACCCAGCTCATTTTACAAATATATATACCCCGCTGACAGAATTAACCTGGAGAATATAGTATTTACCTTCGACTACAAATGTGACAGTTTTTCAGAATGGGATGAGGAATATCATACTTCACTTATTCGTTTAGTAAATTTCTGGAAAGGTATAAACACCGATAATAGAATAATTTGTAAATACAATACATGCAATGAAGGTATAGAAATAGTTGACAGCCGTCCGCTTGACTTCAATGAATCGGACAACGTGGAAAGAAGATATATTTATACAGATCTCAACAGTGAGGTTTACATTTTATGTGACAGTATATGTTCTTTTGAACAGATTTTGGAGAGGTTCAGTTCCAGACTTAATGAAACCGGCTTGCGTGAAATCCTCAATGAATTTGTCAGCAAAAAGCTTATGGTATGTGAAGAAGGAAGGTTTCTGAGTTTGGCCATAAATAATGATTCAAAAAATAATACTTAG
- the fabD gene encoding ACP S-malonyltransferase, with product MKNITLLFPGQGSQYEGMGKKLYDNYSVAKHVFDEANDALGFDLKELCFSGSLDELTKTENAQPAILTCSIAAYEVYMKEFGILPTYYAGHSLGELSALACAGIFSFADSVKIVRQRGRLMQEAAASGVGAMAAVSGIDKNILQAKCEEYSNDNNIVVISNYNSPSQIVISGHKSAVEKISLELQGINAMVVPLKVSAPFHSPLMETIKGKFREVLESYPCGDFKGTVISNVTGLPHKSKDILVDLLTEQLVQPVQWESTMKFLYENGVRTVMEIGPKTVLANLAIKNIPDIKAFSYDKPEDIEKFRKIITNNTSNRSENLPQPTVVTRCLAIAVCTKNKNWNNEEYQKGVIEPYRRIQRLQEELDKTGDKPSLEQMKEALEMLKSVFETKKTPVQEQVERYNQVFDETGTRHLFADFIMPNQ from the coding sequence ATGAAAAATATTACTTTGTTATTTCCGGGACAGGGCTCGCAATATGAAGGCATGGGTAAAAAACTATATGATAACTATTCAGTTGCAAAACACGTATTTGACGAGGCTAATGATGCTTTAGGTTTTGATTTAAAGGAACTGTGCTTCAGCGGAAGTCTTGATGAACTGACTAAAACCGAAAATGCACAACCTGCAATACTTACTTGCAGTATCGCTGCATATGAGGTTTACATGAAGGAATTCGGAATATTGCCTACATATTATGCAGGGCACAGCCTGGGAGAGTTATCAGCTCTTGCCTGTGCCGGAATATTCAGCTTTGCTGATTCTGTAAAAATAGTCAGGCAAAGAGGACGGCTTATGCAGGAGGCGGCTGCTTCGGGCGTTGGAGCAATGGCTGCAGTTAGCGGAATCGATAAAAATATTTTGCAGGCTAAATGTGAGGAGTATTCAAATGATAATAATATAGTTGTTATTTCAAACTATAATTCTCCCAGTCAGATTGTTATTTCAGGACATAAAAGTGCGGTGGAAAAGATTTCTCTTGAGCTTCAGGGTATTAATGCCATGGTTGTTCCGCTTAAAGTAAGTGCTCCGTTTCATAGTCCTCTAATGGAAACCATCAAAGGAAAGTTCAGAGAGGTATTGGAGAGTTATCCTTGTGGTGATTTTAAGGGTACGGTTATTTCTAACGTAACAGGTTTACCGCATAAAAGTAAAGACATATTAGTTGACTTGCTTACAGAACAATTAGTTCAGCCTGTTCAGTGGGAATCTACAATGAAATTTCTTTATGAAAACGGTGTAAGGACCGTAATGGAAATCGGGCCCAAGACGGTTCTTGCGAATCTTGCCATAAAGAACATACCGGATATAAAGGCGTTTTCATATGATAAGCCTGAGGATATAGAAAAGTTTAGAAAAATAATTACAAACAATACATCTAACAGAAGTGAAAATTTACCTCAGCCTACAGTTGTTACAAGGTGCCTTGCAATAGCTGTCTGCACAAAAAACAAAAACTGGAATAACGAAGAATATCAAAAGGGTGTAATAGAACCATACAGAAGAATCCAGAGGTTGCAGGAAGAACTAGATAAGACAGGTGACAAGCCTTCACTTGAGCAAATGAAGGAAGCTTTGGAAATGTTGAAGTCGGTTTTTGAAACTAAAAAAACACCGGTGCAGGAACAGGTTGAGAGATATAACCAAGTTTTTGACGAAACAGGAACAAGGCACCTTTTCGCAGATTTTATAATGCCAAACCAATAA